A window of the Anoplolepis gracilipes chromosome 11, ASM4749672v1, whole genome shotgun sequence genome harbors these coding sequences:
- the Unc-45 gene encoding protein unc-45 homolog B — MTKSDMTAQEWKEKGNEEFNKGNWSEALDCYTNALSLVKEDNAEKAIYYKNRAAAYLKLLDYEKVIKDCDNALKICSNDPKALFRRCQALEALERFEEAYRDSRNIILSDPNNKSIQPIAARLHEIVQERHKEMSRISVKVSQMLDLAFDISIDKEMRETAMNNLLVLARERAGAEEIFKQKGVPKITQFVKIEKHEEIICNAIRIIGELCKNNISRTESIIKDIGVPWFLEMINSTFTERVNASQYCLQTVLNTYSGMNNKPDSKPDKTLCEAHKKEIDTILSCLLYSITNRTITSLARDGIIELIIRNIHYTALDWAERLVELGGVQKLMEVASEMEEYKYESSMDVTSSTRTITSVCLARIYENMYYDAAKERFSNAINEFIKDKLLTPTIEAKVRAVVAITTLLLGPLDVGNAIVAKEGILEMILVMAGTDDLLQQKVACECIVAVASKKDKASAIINQGVNILKKLYQSKDDSIRVRALVGLCKLGSSGGTDATIRPFADGATKKLAEACRRFLINPKKQKDMRKWAIEGLSYLTFDAEVKEKLMEDQQAIQAMIELAKTGDQSVLYGVVTTLVNLCNAYDKQELIPEMVELAKFAKHHIPEEHELDDVEFVNKRLCALAKAGVTSALVSLAKTDSQNSKELIARVFNAICSQQEVRGIIVQQGAAKTLLPLALDGTDKGKKQASQALARLGITINPEVAFPGQRIMEVVRPFINLLNPECSALENFESLMALCNLAGISDSVRKRILKEGGFQKIEAYMYEEHDMLRRAATQVINNLIMCEDTIRYYEQENDRIKYLVILCEDEDQDTNIAAAGAVAMLTSASTKACEKIFDSENWLESLHFLLANPNCDVQHRGIVIVLNMMRSTKDVATKLIETDIMEILMALSKNDNMQNKKIKELASTALDAAAEWKLIEKNVDKNESSEGTSNIEHVD; from the exons ATGACAAAATCAGATATGACTGCACAAGAGTGGAAGGAGAAAGGTAACGAAGAGTTTAACAAAGGCAATTGGTCAGAGGCTTTAGATTGCTATACAAATGCATTGAGTTTAGTAAAGGAAGATAATGCTGAGAAAGcaatttactataaaaatcGAGCTGCcgcttatttaaaattactcgaTTATGAGAAAGTGATCAAGGATTGTGATAATGCGTTAAAGATATGTTCTAATGATCCCAAGGCCTTGTTTCGTAGATGTCAGGCACTTGAAGCATTAGAAAGGTTTGAAGAGGCATATCGAGattcaagaaatattattttatctgatcctaataataaatctattcaGCCTATAGCTGCACGTTTACATGAAATTGTACAAGAGCGACATAAAGAAATGTCACGTATAAGTGTTAAA gtaTCACAAATGTTAGATCTAGCCTTTGACATAAGCATAGATAAAGAGATGCGTGAAACTGCTATGAATAATTTACTTGTGCTTGCACGTGAGAGAGCTGGTGCAGAAGagattttcaaacaaaaaggTGTACCTAAAATAAcacaatttgttaaaattgaaaagcaTGAGGAAATAATCTGCAACGCAATCCGGATTATAGgcgaattatgtaaaaataatattagtcgAACTGAGtctattataaaagatattggTGTGCCTTGGTTTTTAGAAATGATAAATAGTACATTTACAGAGAGAGTCAATGCATCTCAATACTGTTTACAG actgTATTGAACACTTATAGTGGTATGAACAATAAGCCTGATTCAAAGCCTGACAAAACTTTGTGCGAGGCGCATAAGAAGGAAATAGACACAATTCTATCATGTCTGTTGTACAGTATAACAAATAGAACGATAACGAGCCTTGCGAGAGACGGAATAATAGAACttattatacgtaatattCATTACACTGCGTTAGACTGGGCCGAACGATTGGTCGAACTTGGCGGTGTGCAAAAATTAATGGAAGTAGCCAGTGAAATGGAAGAATATAAGTATGAATCCTCAATGGATGTTACATCTTCCACACGAACTATAACCAGTGTATGCTTGGCtagaatatatgaaaatatgtattacgaCGCTGCTAAGGAACGATTTAGTAATGCcattaatgaatttattaaagataaattacttACACCCACTATAGAAGCTAAG GTTCGCGCAGTAGTTGCGATAACGACTTTATTATTGGGCCCACTAGATGTTGGAAATGCAATCGTAGCTAAAGAAGGAATTCTAGAAATGATCCTCGTTATGGCAGGGACGGATGATCTGTTGCAGCAGAAAGTCGCTTGCGAATGTATCGTTGCCGTTGCATCAAAAAAAGACAAGGCCAGTGCAATCATCAATCAAggtgtaaatatattgaagaaGTTATATCAGTCTAAGGATGACTCAATCCGCGTTCGAGCGTTAGTGGGATTGTGTAAGTTAGGAAGTTCAGGAGGCACAGATGCGACTATTAGACCGTTTGCAGACGGAGCAACGAAAAAATTGGCTGAGGCCTGCAGACGATTCTTGATTAATCCCAAGAAGCAGAAGGATATGAGAAAATGGGCTATAGAAGGTTTATCATATCTCACGTTCGACGCCGAAGTCAAGGAGAAACTAATGGAAGATCAACAGGCCATTCAAGCTATGATCGAACTTGCCAAAACTGGTGATCAGTCTGTTCTCTATGGTGTGGTTACAACATTGGTGAACTTGTGCAACGCTTACGATAAGCAAGAGCTTATACCTGAAATGGTTGAGTTAGCAAAATTCGCGAAACATCATATTCCCGAAGAACACGAATTAGATGACGTTGAATTTGTGAATAAGAGATTGTGTGCGTTAGCCAAGGCTGGTGTAACAAGTGCTCTTGTCAGCCTTGCTAAAACAGACAGCCAGAATAGCAAGGAGTTGATAGCGCGCGTTTTTAATGCGATATGCAGTCAACAGGAAGTAAGAGGAATAATCGTTCAACAAGGTGCTGCGAAGACATTATTACCGTTAGCACTAGATGGCACGGACAAGGGAAAGAAGCAAGCCTCGCAAGCTCTGGCTCGTTTGGGAATCACGATAAACCCCGAAGTCGCATTTCCTGGTCAGAGAATAATGGAGGTCGTTCGACcatttataaatcttctaAATCCAGAATGTTCTGCTCTCGAGAATTTCGAAAGTCTAATGGCTCTGTGCAATCTAGCCGGCATCAGCGATAGCGTGCGGAAACGTATACTGAAGGAAGGAGGATTTCAGAAGATCGAGGCCTATATGTACGAAGAGCACGACATGTTGAGACGCGCAGCCACgcaagttataaataatttgataatgtgTGAAGATACAATTCGATATTACGAACAAGAAAACGATCGAATCAAGTATCTCGTGATATTGTGCGAAGACGAAGATCAAGATACTAATATTGCAGCAGCTGGAGCCGTGGCAATGCTAACATCAGCTAGTACAAAGGCTTGCGAAAAGATCTTTGATTCGGAAAATTGGCTAGAATCTCTACACTTTTTACTCGCCAATCCAAACTGCGATGTACAACATAGAGGTATCGTAATCGTGCTGAACATGATGAGAAGCACAAAGGACGTCGCTACGAAACTAATCGAAACGGATATAATGGAAATACTGATGGCATTGAGTAAAAACGATAACatgcaaaacaaaaaaatcaagGAATTGGCATCCACTGCTTTGGATGCTGCCGCTGAATGGAAATTGATCGAGAAAAATGTCGATAAAAATGAATCGTCAGAAGGCACTAGTAATATTGAGCATGTCGATTAa
- the Nesd gene encoding protein nessun dorma, whose protein sequence is MSEYMDIYIFDKNYEERLYEYKCILSEPRRVNLPNIRAEWAYELETVMEEAGWEALWKISRSTCEAFNLPYPVIVLVKVLGMDFPKLNAVVKIKAVLDENIHLPEKHEIPLIELYPTLNQKDNTLDIEGTAHCVDRVRFFYNYLWMSWDEDEDDDSVWVKQHLESRLKLYYDMKQKVINEETCEIIRSLIKEAKEIKKKIPRYEALLPDDVQEEEMTEELTKEACELVKLHFRLQQIKAEMDLLENPSMRKLLGYHQAYKKHKHKECKDRKIYHLVWLGGIVKQFWELSNKVQTILPEDASIKISGCLDDALDTIEIGDTVLLGEGQHSVKRYNELQKGGTIIGICNTVNTILCPSESDASSVLFDFSGTEVLLKNICIDLGTLQAGIIVRKDCTVIVTDCRIRVLDIPSNTKWGTIVLPGAKLVFENTVFQGLGTAAIIYATGEVVMNKCSFEDCYEGILLNDNATFTATKCSFENIKYGNALVIESEKVTSLKRIEMGNELMDISINKIVLNECKFPNDDKEIITLKPKGIAAFARTYAQDRETEENDSQKENSEQ, encoded by the exons atgagcGAGTAcatggatatatatatctttgacaAGAATTACGAGGAAAGATTGTATGAGTATAAATGCATCCTGTCAGAGCCGAGAAGAGTAAATTTACCAAATATTCGTGCGGAATGGGCTTACGAGCTGGAAACTGTTATGGAGGAGGCTGGTTGGGAGGCGTTATGGAAAATATCCAGGTCCACGTGCGAGGCTTTTAACCTTCCCTATCCAGTGATAGTTCTCGTTAAAGTGTTGGGGATGGATTTTCCTAAGTTAAATGCCGTGGTGAAAATTAAAGCTGTTTTGGATGAAAATATTCATCTACCTGAAAAACACGAAATACCGTTGATTGAACTGTATCCCACACTGAATCAGAAAGATAATACCCTGGATATAGAAGGTACTGCACATTGTGTGGATCGAGTTCggttcttttataattatttatggatGTCATGGGACGAGGATGAAGATGATGATTCGGTTTGGGTGAAGCAACACTTGGAATCAAGACTTAAATTGTACTATGACATGAAACAGAAAGTTATTAACGAAGAAACATGCGAAATTATCAGATCATTAATTAAAGAggcaaaagaaataaagaagaagaTTCCAAGGTACGAAGCTTTATTACCCGACGATGTGCAAGAAGAAGAAATGACAGAAGAGTTAACAAAGGAAGCATGCGAATTGGTGAAACTTCATTTTCGGCTTCAGCAAATTAAAGCAGAAATGGATCTTTTGGAAAATCCTTCAATGAGAAAGTTACTTGGATATCATCAAgcttataaaaaacataagcATAAGGAGTgcaaagatagaaaaatatatcaccttgTATGGCTGGGTGGTATCGTAAAACAATTCTGGGAACTTTCTAATAAAGTTCAAACAATATTACCTGAAGATGCATCTATTAA AATTTCTGGATGTCTTGACGATGCTTTGGATACAATTGAAATAGGTGATACTGTTTTATTAGGTGAAGGACAACATTCTGTCAAGCGTTACAACGAATTACAAAAAGGAGGAACAATTATAGGAATTTGCAATACAGTAAATACTATTTTGTGTCCATCTGAGTCAGATGCATCATCAGTTTTGTTTGATTTTTCTGGCACTGAg gtcttgttgaaaaatatctgtATTGATTTGGGAACACTTCAAGCAGGCATAATTGTCAGAAAAGATTGTACTGTCATTGTAACTGATTGTAGAATACGTGTCTTGGACATTCCAAGTAATACTAAATGGGGTACAATTGTTTTACCAGGAGCAAAATTGGTATTTGAGAACACAGTTTTCCAGGGATTGGGAACTGCTGCGATTATTTATGCAACTGGAGAAGTTGTCATGAATAAATGCAGTTTTGAAGACTGTTACGAGGGTATACTG ctCAATGATAATGCCACTTTTACTGCCACTAAATGTTCCTTTGAGAATATTAAGTATGGAAATGCTCTGGTGATTGAATCTGAGAAAGTAACCAgtttaaaaagaatagaaatggGGAATGAATTGATggatatatctattaataaaatagttttaaatgaaTGTAAATTTCCTAATGATGACAAAGAAATCATCACATTAAAACCGAAAGGTATTGCAGCGTTTGCACGTACTTATGCTCAGGACAGAGAAACCGAAGAGAATGATTCTCAGAAAGAAAATTCTGAACAATAA